The Kineothrix sp. IPX-CK genomic interval TCCCGACACCCTCACCAGGTTCTGTTCCGTCGTAACGTCTCCTATCATGTATCCGTCTCCCACGCTCCCCGAATAAGTCGCTCTCAGTGCCAGACTAATGCTTTGTTTATTTTCAATGTTCAATTTCACACTATCGATACTTCCCGTTATACTGTCTAATCTGTCATTATATCTATTGGTGGAAAGCTTGATGCTGATGGTATTGAGACTCGTCAAGTCATTCATATCAGCCACTGCAACAACATTATCCTTGCTGATCGTATCACTAATCGATCTGGGAGCCACTACGGTCACCGAATCTATGACGTCGGTATCGTCCAATATTTCATATACCTTTCCCTGACTGGTAATCGCATCCGCATTCTGGATCACTACGGGAATATTCGTAAACTTCGACGACGTAGGCGGATCGTTTATATTAGTTACCAAAAGCCACAAAATAGCTGCGAAAAGGACAGAACCGACTTTCAGAACAAGATTTCCCGTCAATTTATTTTTCATTTCTTGCCCTTCCCTTCCAAAGCTTTCGCTTCTTTTCATCTAATGGCTTATTCTGGATTATGCGCAGTTTTTCCTTCAGCGAATCTCCATCCAGGCTACCGTATAGGCTGCCCTCATACGCCACACTGATTTTTCCGGTTTCCTCCGAAACGATAACCGTCATGGAATCCGTAGCCTCGGAAATTCCTATTGCAGCCCTATGCCTTGTTCCAAGCTCCTTGCTAAGCTCCATATTATCGGACAGAGGAAGATAACATGTAGCCGAAACCACGCGATTTCCGCGTACAATAACAGCACCGTCGTGAAGCGGTGTATTATGCTCGAATATATTCACCAATAATTGGCTCGAAACGATACCATCCACTGCTATACCCGTTCTCTCATATTCCGCAAGAGACTGGGTCTGCTCCATTACAATGAGCGCTCCTGTCTTCACCTTCGCCATCTCTACACACGCCTTGACAATTTCATTGACCGTGCGGTCGGAAAACAACCCCTCCTCCGGTTTGCTGGGTTCAAAGGGAAAAATAGAAGAAATAATGTTCTTGCGTCCTAATTCCTCCAGTGCTTTGCGAAGCTCAGGCTGCAATATGACGATAATTGCCGTTGCCGCTATTCCAACTACATTTTGTGCGATCCACAAAATCGTATTCATGTTGAATACTGCAGCCAAAAACAAAAATACAGCAATTACCACAACACCCTTTAAAAGAGACCAAGCTTTCGTATTTTTTATCCACACCAAAATATGGTACACCAAAAAGGAGATAATAATTATCTCCACGATATCAGTCCACCTGATACTGGGCATGCGCTTGAAATAGGTATCTACAATCTGTGTAATCTGCTGCATCTTAATCATTCCAGTCTTTTATAATATCCACAATCCGCATCTTCCATTCACTATTTTTTGGAAGAACTTCTTCCCTCCATCGCTTTCGCTCCCTGTGACGGTCTCGTTCTCTTCTGCGAATTGATTTGTTTCACCTTCCGCTCGGGCGTCGCTACAGTAACCTTAGGCACCGCCTTTACATAATAATAATATTCGTCGTCCTCAAACTGCACCTTCTCCGTCCGGCTGTAATCCACGTTGAATTCAAAAAACTGGATCACCACCGCGATAAGAGCCGAAAAGATCGTTCCAATAATGATTCCGCCAATCGACACATTGGTCTCAAACATCAGATCGCCTACTAATAGAATCATCACATTCACCAAAGCGCCTGCAATTATGGCTATTGTCCATGAGTGATCCATGGAGAGCCTTCGTATTAAATATACGAGAATAATCGTTGCAGTAAAGGCCGCAAGGGTTACTATCATCCCTTTATTGTTCAAAATCCCATCAATCAAATAACGAAATTTGGCGGTAATTTCTTCCGTTTCCATGGATGCCAGTGCGGTATCGCTTTGCTTTATGTATGCGATCAAATAATATACGATCACCCCGCATGCTGCTGACACTGCGGAAGTCGGCGTACTCAGGAGTCCCATGGCTATGGGAATCACATAAGGTATCTTCAGCCAAAAACAGATGGGCGTAAGAACCACCACAAGCATATCTTTCGGCGAAAACCTGAAATACAGTAAAAACATAAGTAGAAAAAGTGCCAAAGCCACTACCGCGCACTCCAAGGAAAGTGCATACAAATGTCCGATTACCAGCGCTGCCGCTACAATAATTACGAAATTAGCCGGCATAAAGGAACACATAAGTGCCAATACCAATACTATTGCGATATTATTGATTTTATTCATGTAACCGAGATTGGCGTTTACCAACAAAAAACAAACGAAAGAAACCAAAAACTTAAACAGAGGTATCAAGTATACTTCATATCTTCCATAAATTCTTTTTAAATATTGCTTTGCTACAAGTAAAGATGTCATAATAATTTCCTTTCAAGGCCGCATAAGCCCGTACTACGTCTTATCATACATACCGGTCAGCCTGTTAAGGTTGCTCATATACAGCTTCATTTTCTTTTGGGCTTTTGCATACCGATAAGAATATACTGCGTAGGAAATAATAGCGTATATTCCTATCACAAATAGATATTTAACCAAAACAGACTTGCCAAACTGGAACAGATCCATCTTGTAAATAT includes:
- the cdaA gene encoding diadenylate cyclase CdaA, whose protein sequence is MQQITQIVDTYFKRMPSIRWTDIVEIIIISFLVYHILVWIKNTKAWSLLKGVVVIAVFLFLAAVFNMNTILWIAQNVVGIAATAIIVILQPELRKALEELGRKNIISSIFPFEPSKPEEGLFSDRTVNEIVKACVEMAKVKTGALIVMEQTQSLAEYERTGIAVDGIVSSQLLVNIFEHNTPLHDGAVIVRGNRVVSATCYLPLSDNMELSKELGTRHRAAIGISEATDSMTVIVSEETGKISVAYEGSLYGSLDGDSLKEKLRIIQNKPLDEKKRKLWKGRARNEK